In one Pseudomonadota bacterium genomic region, the following are encoded:
- the rpsE gene encoding 30S ribosomal protein S5 — MAKAERTERQRDRAPRDREESELIEKLVDINRVAKVVKGGRRFGFAAVVVVGDGKGKVGVGAGKAREVPEAVRKATEQAKRAMIRVPLREGRTIHHDIEGHYGSGRVVLRSAPAGTGIIAGGPMRAIFEALGIQDVVAKSVGTSNPHNMIKATLDGLARMVSPRSVAVRRGKRVNDILGRKDKDAAAADANDAKEVA, encoded by the coding sequence CCAGCGTGACCGGGCTCCCCGCGACCGCGAGGAATCAGAGCTGATCGAAAAGCTGGTTGATATCAACCGCGTCGCCAAGGTCGTCAAGGGCGGCCGGCGCTTCGGCTTTGCTGCTGTCGTGGTCGTAGGCGACGGCAAGGGCAAGGTCGGCGTAGGCGCCGGAAAGGCCCGCGAAGTCCCCGAGGCTGTCCGGAAAGCTACCGAGCAGGCAAAGCGCGCGATGATCCGCGTGCCGCTGCGCGAAGGCCGGACCATTCATCACGACATCGAAGGTCATTACGGTTCAGGCCGTGTAGTCCTGAGATCAGCCCCCGCAGGTACCGGTATCATTGCCGGTGGTCCGATGCGCGCCATTTTCGAGGCTCTGGGGATCCAGGATGTGGTAGCCAAGTCTGTGGGCACATCCAATCCGCACAACATGATCAAGGCAACCCTGGACGGGCTTGCAAGGATGGTCAGTCCCCGTTCTGTGGCGGTCCGTCGTGGCAAGCGGGTGAATGATATCCTGGGCCGCAAGGACAAGGATGCCGCAGCTGCTGATGCGAATGATGCAAAAGAGGTGGCGTGA
- the rpmD gene encoding 50S ribosomal protein L30: protein MLVITQIASPIGRHKSQRDTLVGLGLNKLGRTRQLEDTPSVRGMITKVRHLVRVGSDGQGGEQ, encoded by the coding sequence CTGCTGGTGATTACACAGATTGCCAGCCCCATCGGGCGCCACAAATCCCAGAGGGATACTCTCGTGGGTCTGGGCCTTAACAAGCTGGGCCGGACGCGCCAGCTGGAAGACACACCGTCAGTCCGGGGCATGATCACAAAAGTCAGGCACCTTGTGCGTGTGGGCAGTGACGGACAGGGTGGGGAGCAGTAA
- the rplO gene encoding 50S ribosomal protein L15, which produces MKLNELRDNPGARKKRMRVGRGIGSGKGKTSGRGVKGQKARTGVSIKGFEGGQMPLQRRLPKRGFNNIFKKQYGLINVGAIQKAIDAGTLSVSQPLTAETLEKAGLVRPARDGIRLLGKGELKAKISLVVDGASASAIQMVEKAGGKVTLNQPAAEAGQKA; this is translated from the coding sequence ATGAAACTCAATGAATTGCGTGACAATCCCGGCGCCCGCAAAAAGCGCATGCGTGTGGGACGGGGTATCGGTTCGGGCAAGGGCAAGACCTCCGGCCGTGGCGTAAAGGGCCAGAAGGCCCGCACCGGCGTGTCCATCAAGGGCTTTGAAGGGGGCCAGATGCCCCTGCAGCGTCGTCTGCCCAAGCGCGGGTTCAACAACATCTTCAAAAAGCAGTATGGCCTCATCAATGTGGGTGCTATCCAGAAAGCCATTGATGCCGGTACGCTCAGCGTGTCACAGCCCCTGACGGCAGAAACCCTGGAAAAGGCCGGTCTGGTCCGGCCGGCCCGGGACGGGATCCGTCTTCTGGGCAAGGGAGAACTGAAGGCAAAAATCTCCCTGGTGGTGGACGGCGCATCGGCTTCTGCCATACAGATGGTGGAAAAGGCCGGCGGAAAGGTGACACTGAACCAGCCTGCGGCGGAGGCAGGACAAAAGGCATGA